One segment of Brassica napus cultivar Da-Ae chromosome C3, Da-Ae, whole genome shotgun sequence DNA contains the following:
- the LOC106431372 gene encoding glutaredoxin-C8-like, with the protein MQYRTETRSSLSYNKVNNMGVFPSDSLVRIESMAAESAVVIFSVSTCCMCHAVKGLFRGMGVSPAVHELDLHPYGVDIHRALLRLLGCSNGASTSPGGLPVVFIGGKMVGSMERVMASHINGSLVPLLKDAGALWL; encoded by the coding sequence ATGCAATACAGAACCGAAACTCGTAGCTCGTTGTCCTACAACAAGGTGAACAACATGGGAGTGTTTCCGTCGGACAGTCTTGTTAGGATAGAGTCCATGGCTGCAGAAAGTGCGGTGGTTATATTCAGCGTGAGCACTTGCTGCATGTGCCACGCCGTCAAGGGTCTCTTCCGCGGAATGGGAGTCAGCCCCGCCGTCCACGAGCTGGACCTCCACCCTTACGGCGTCGATATCCACCGAGCTCTCCTTCGTCTCCTCGGCTGTTCCAACGGCGCTTCCACTTCTCCGGGGGGACTTCCAGTGGTATTCATCGGTGGGAAGATGGTGGGGTCAATGGAGAGAGTGATGGCTTCTCATATCAACGGCTCACTTGTCCCTCTTCTCAAAGATGCTGGTGCTCTCTGGCTCTGA
- the LOC106431361 gene encoding protein LAZY 1-like — protein sequence MKFWGWIHHHKFPENSKEQFKDATTGNSRFSLSSHPSLDSHDVYPAACTGPRYSTGISKQLNRFQENSFPGPKDNTETKDERNSDFFDGFLAIGTLGGETYLDEPATPTFGDPATDNAEVTENDLKLISDELEKFLGAEAKEGHNQPSGRNSDTNTIASTIEAAEGLDAEEDNQPMKFPLQEYLFGSLIELSETKVAGKKERASLGELFQAAEMQDKHSESKYGEKKKQTSTTHKSAKHLVKKVLKKLHPSSNSPGSGKTEVASTKKKFQKMAQVFQRKVYPEDSIMESEIHSSMTDPKNSQANSTGLTSEKVSTCNEASKPWIQYELGSSDSAKNGEHWIKTDEDYFVLEL from the exons ATGAAG TTTTGGGGCTGGATTCATCATCATAAGTTCCCGGAGAATAGCAAAGAGCAATTCAAAGATGCTACAACTG GTAACAGCCGTTTCTCCCTTTCATCTCATCCATCCCTTGATAGCCACGATGTTTACCCCGCAGCATGTACTGGCCCTAGATACAGTACTGGAATATCCAAGCAGCTTAACCGTTTCCAGGAAAACTCCTTCCCAGGACCCAAGGATAATACAGAAACCAAGGATGAGAGAAACAGTGATTTCTTTGATGGGTTTCTTGCCATTGGAACCCTTGGTGGAGAGACATATCTGGATGAACCAGCAACACCGACATTTGGGGACCCGGCGACAGATAATGCAGAAGTGACAGAGAATGATCTGAAGCTCATCAGTGATGAACTGGAGAAGTTCCTTGGGGCTGAAGCCAAAGAAGGGCACAACCAGCCATCAGGAAGGAACAGCGACACTAACACCATTGCATCCACCATTGAGGCTGCTGAGGGACTTGATGCGGAAGAAGATAATCAGCCAATGAAGTTCCCACTCCAAGAGTATCTTTTTGGTTCTCTAATCGAATTATCTGAAACAAAGGTTGCAGGGAAGAAGGAACGGGCATCACTTGGAGAACTGTTTCAGGCAGCAGAGATGCAAGATAAACATTCAGAAAGCAAATATGGAGAGAAAAAGAAGCAAACCAGTACAACCCACAAATCTGCAAAGCATCTTGTGAAGAAGGTACTGAAGAAGCTACACCCATCCTCCAATAGTCCTGGCAGTGGTAAAACTGAAGTGGCTTCCACAAAGAAGAAGTTCCAAAAG ATGGCACAAGTTTTTCAGAGAAAAGTATATCCAGAAGACTCCATCATGGAAAGCGAAATACACAGCAGCATGACAGATCCAAAAAACAGCCAAGCGAATTCTACTGGATTAACGTCGGAGAAGGTGAGCACCTGTAACGAGGCAAGTAAACCATGGATCCAGTATGAGCTAGGGAGTTCCGATTCAGCTAAAAATGGAGAACATTGGATCAAAACAGACGAAGACT ACTTCGTGTTGGAGCTgtag
- the LOC106431344 gene encoding putative F-box protein At3g23420 isoform X1: MLLRSEVKQSATVFKRNVKHIRHWLEEETSSASKIVIYIKRRTRTRNFMKKRKMSDLPRDVEEEVLCRIPLTSLGLVRSTCRRWNMLSRCDHLFANKHLLAHLAAEAQRKEPLVVTMMNYRVELMRLDLSNSEDKVAVVNPEAKLAGLDQIDVREIFHCDGLLLCIPKEDHYRLLVWNPYLGRRWIEHTHNHDLLDKRLSGRLDRYSYGLGYNNSSSQYKILRFIDYPPNFVEFKIYDFNSDSWRILDLPPRPDNWNIKLGERGLSLNGNTYWFASEALNFDAICFLVCFDFTTETFSPPLPLPFEAFPDDTLILSSSSSSSVGGEYPPQQLVVLFQSADTLEMEIWISNTIEQPNAAMSWNSKVFLSANIKQLIHPRYNFLRKSACFFIDQEKKVAVVFDKDARRGAATRDMAYIFVGGGVDDDGSSSLKQQVVKESKYPFCYSRACYYVPSLVQLN; encoded by the exons ATGCTACTGAGGAGCGAGGTCAAGCAATCCGCCACCGTCTTCAAGCGTAACGTCAAGCACATCCGCCACTGGCTCGAAGAAGAAACTTCATCCGCCTCCAA AATCGTAATATATATCAAGAGGAGAACGAGGACAAGAA ATtttatgaagaagaggaagatgtcGGATCTTCCAAGGGATGTCGAGGAAGAGGTGCTGTGTCGAATTCCGTTGACATCTCTGGGACTTGTCCGATCTACTTGCAGAAGGTGGAACATGTTGTCCAGATGTGATCACTTATTTGCAAACAAGCACCTCCTTGCTCATCTAGCAGCAGAAGCACAGAGGAAGGAGCCTCTTGTGGTTACGATGATGAATTATAGGGTTGAGTTGATGAGATTGGATCTTTCCAACAGCGAAGACAAAGTTGCTGTTGTAAATCCTGAAGCTAAACTTGCTGGCCTAGATCAAATCGATGTGCGTGAAATCTTTCATTGCGACGGTCTATTGTTATGCATTCCCAAAGAAGACCACTATAGGCTATTGGTTTGGAATCCATATTTGGGACGGAGGTGGATCGAGCACACACATAATCACGACTTACTGGACAAACGTCTCTCTGGTCGTTTGGACAGGTACTCGTATGGTCTCGGATACAACAATAGTAGTTCCCAGTACAAAATCCTGAGATTTATTGATTATCCCCCAAATTTCGTTGAGTTCAAAATCTATGACTTCAACTCTGATTCATGGAGGATTCTTGATCTCCCTCCTCGTCCAGACAACTGGAATATAAAACTTGGTGAACGCGGGCTATCTTTGAATGGCAATACCTACTGGTTTGCATCAGAAGCTTTGAATTTTGATGCCATTTGTTTCTTAGTCTGTTTTGATTTCACAACAGAGACATTCTCCCCGCCTTTGCCTCTCCCCTTTGAGGCTTTCCCTGACGATACTTTGAttctatcatcatcatcatcatctagtGTTGGAGGAGAATATCCTCCGCAGCAGCTTGTGGTTTTATTCCAGTCCGCGGATACATTGGAGATGGAGATCTGGATTTCCAATACGATTGAGCAGCCCAACGCAGCCATGTCCTGGAACAGCAAGGTTTTCTTATCGGCCAATATCAAACAACTCATTCACCCCCGTTATAATTTTCTTCGGAAATCTGCGTGTTTCTTCATTGACCAGGAGAAGAAAGTCGCGGTTGTTTTTGATAAAGACGCCCGTAGGGGTGCCGCCACTCGTGATATGGCTTACATCTTTGTTGGAGGAGGAGTGGATGATGATGGATCATCCTCCTTGAAACAACAAGTTGTTAAAGAATCTAAATACCCATTTTGTTATTCACGTGCTTGCTATTATGTTCCAAGCTTAGTGCAACTCAACTAG
- the LOC106431344 gene encoding putative F-box protein At3g23420 isoform X2, with product MKKRKMSDLPRDVEEEVLCRIPLTSLGLVRSTCRRWNMLSRCDHLFANKHLLAHLAAEAQRKEPLVVTMMNYRVELMRLDLSNSEDKVAVVNPEAKLAGLDQIDVREIFHCDGLLLCIPKEDHYRLLVWNPYLGRRWIEHTHNHDLLDKRLSGRLDRYSYGLGYNNSSSQYKILRFIDYPPNFVEFKIYDFNSDSWRILDLPPRPDNWNIKLGERGLSLNGNTYWFASEALNFDAICFLVCFDFTTETFSPPLPLPFEAFPDDTLILSSSSSSSVGGEYPPQQLVVLFQSADTLEMEIWISNTIEQPNAAMSWNSKVFLSANIKQLIHPRYNFLRKSACFFIDQEKKVAVVFDKDARRGAATRDMAYIFVGGGVDDDGSSSLKQQVVKESKYPFCYSRACYYVPSLVQLN from the coding sequence atgaagaagaggaagatgtcGGATCTTCCAAGGGATGTCGAGGAAGAGGTGCTGTGTCGAATTCCGTTGACATCTCTGGGACTTGTCCGATCTACTTGCAGAAGGTGGAACATGTTGTCCAGATGTGATCACTTATTTGCAAACAAGCACCTCCTTGCTCATCTAGCAGCAGAAGCACAGAGGAAGGAGCCTCTTGTGGTTACGATGATGAATTATAGGGTTGAGTTGATGAGATTGGATCTTTCCAACAGCGAAGACAAAGTTGCTGTTGTAAATCCTGAAGCTAAACTTGCTGGCCTAGATCAAATCGATGTGCGTGAAATCTTTCATTGCGACGGTCTATTGTTATGCATTCCCAAAGAAGACCACTATAGGCTATTGGTTTGGAATCCATATTTGGGACGGAGGTGGATCGAGCACACACATAATCACGACTTACTGGACAAACGTCTCTCTGGTCGTTTGGACAGGTACTCGTATGGTCTCGGATACAACAATAGTAGTTCCCAGTACAAAATCCTGAGATTTATTGATTATCCCCCAAATTTCGTTGAGTTCAAAATCTATGACTTCAACTCTGATTCATGGAGGATTCTTGATCTCCCTCCTCGTCCAGACAACTGGAATATAAAACTTGGTGAACGCGGGCTATCTTTGAATGGCAATACCTACTGGTTTGCATCAGAAGCTTTGAATTTTGATGCCATTTGTTTCTTAGTCTGTTTTGATTTCACAACAGAGACATTCTCCCCGCCTTTGCCTCTCCCCTTTGAGGCTTTCCCTGACGATACTTTGAttctatcatcatcatcatcatctagtGTTGGAGGAGAATATCCTCCGCAGCAGCTTGTGGTTTTATTCCAGTCCGCGGATACATTGGAGATGGAGATCTGGATTTCCAATACGATTGAGCAGCCCAACGCAGCCATGTCCTGGAACAGCAAGGTTTTCTTATCGGCCAATATCAAACAACTCATTCACCCCCGTTATAATTTTCTTCGGAAATCTGCGTGTTTCTTCATTGACCAGGAGAAGAAAGTCGCGGTTGTTTTTGATAAAGACGCCCGTAGGGGTGCCGCCACTCGTGATATGGCTTACATCTTTGTTGGAGGAGGAGTGGATGATGATGGATCATCCTCCTTGAAACAACAAGTTGTTAAAGAATCTAAATACCCATTTTGTTATTCACGTGCTTGCTATTATGTTCCAAGCTTAGTGCAACTCAACTAG